One genomic window of Thermincola ferriacetica includes the following:
- a CDS encoding YkvI family membrane protein — MNFVPKDSWKVAVTYIGTVVGAGFASGQEVLKFFSSHGLPGIAGVCLSALLFSVSGILVLGSGRALRAVSYKEIFEYICGRPLGFILEKLITLFLFATLSVLLAGSGAVLAQQLNVPYLLGTLLTVVLTIITVLSGIKGIIRANSIIVPLLTVGCLIVGFSTISISSLICLNVNQIAVPASSTPHWLLSAFTYVAYNLTLSTGVLAPLGHEIGKKNALLAGGLIGGLLLGALASLINLAILSNLAGSLAKLPEVPMLQLAASVGRPFQLFYAIILWAEIFTTIIGNVYGVTTRIVEGFNLSYKRTLTVIMLLAVCFSQVGFSRLVGFLYPLFGYVSLIFLVALFTRPFKRN; from the coding sequence ATGAACTTTGTTCCGAAGGACTCTTGGAAAGTGGCTGTTACTTATATTGGCACAGTTGTGGGCGCCGGTTTTGCATCGGGCCAGGAAGTGCTGAAGTTTTTCAGCAGCCACGGTTTACCCGGTATCGCCGGCGTTTGCCTAAGCGCCTTGCTTTTTTCTGTCAGCGGTATTCTGGTCCTCGGCAGTGGAAGGGCCCTACGGGCGGTATCCTACAAAGAGATCTTTGAATACATATGCGGCCGGCCGCTGGGATTTATTTTAGAAAAATTAATTACCCTTTTTCTTTTCGCCACTTTAAGTGTATTGCTGGCCGGTTCCGGAGCTGTTTTGGCTCAGCAGTTGAATGTGCCCTACCTGCTGGGAACTTTATTGACGGTAGTCCTGACCATTATCACCGTTCTCTCCGGAATAAAGGGCATAATCCGGGCCAACAGCATTATTGTGCCGCTGCTCACTGTCGGCTGCCTCATAGTCGGCTTTTCCACCATCAGCATAAGTTCACTTATTTGTCTTAATGTCAACCAAATAGCCGTACCCGCTTCCTCGACCCCTCACTGGCTTTTGTCAGCTTTCACCTATGTTGCCTATAACCTCACCCTCTCCACTGGAGTACTGGCCCCTCTCGGGCATGAGATTGGCAAAAAGAATGCTCTCCTGGCCGGAGGGCTAATTGGTGGCTTGCTTTTAGGCGCCCTGGCTTCCCTTATCAACCTGGCTATATTATCCAATCTGGCGGGCTCCTTGGCCAAGCTGCCAGAAGTACCTATGCTGCAACTGGCAGCGTCTGTGGGGAGACCATTCCAGTTATTTTATGCAATCATCCTGTGGGCAGAGATTTTTACCACCATCATCGGCAATGTTTATGGCGTAACAACCCGCATTGTCGAGGGATTTAATCTCTCTTACAAAAGAACTTTAACAGTAATAATGCTGTTGGCTGTATGTTTTAGCCAGGTGGGCTTTTCCCGGTTAGTAGGTTTTCTTTATCCATTGTTTGGGTATGTGTCACTGATTTTCCTGGTCGCTTTGTTTACCAGGCCCTTTAAAAGAAATTGA
- a CDS encoding DUF1858 domain-containing protein, with protein MTITKDMSIMEIVMKYPKTIPVFQSYGMGCFG; from the coding sequence ATGACTATCACTAAAGATATGAGTATCATGGAAATAGTGATGAAATACCCAAAGACTATTCCGGTATTTCAATCCTATGGCATGGGATGTTTCGGTTGA
- a CDS encoding lysylphosphatidylglycerol synthase transmembrane domain-containing protein: MEVGINLREKFFSWRTLASFGLAFALIYLMVTRMEPDRVWSALKNTQPGWYATAFLVYYTAFPLRALRFRLMLKNNGLATKTPDLLNIILISWFANCLVPAKIGDLYRGYLVKVRYCLSLPKTIGVIFVERVYDLFILYLLIGATGIASFQGRIPGKLMLVMETGFIVILILIILTFGLKRFGQRVARLLPVKFAELYSKFHTGAVDSLQDHGPVALFTVGIWLLEGMSFFFVCRAMGLGIPTVTVVFIALVSALMTALPVTPAGLGLVEATKVGVLLFFGQPEGVAVTAAILDRIINYWSLLVLGFAVYLKTGRTCKRGGVTGEGAGCDTDLQ; encoded by the coding sequence TTGGAAGTAGGTATTAACCTGCGGGAAAAGTTTTTTTCCTGGCGCACCCTGGCATCATTTGGCTTGGCTTTTGCACTTATTTACCTCATGGTCACCAGGATGGAGCCTGACAGGGTATGGTCGGCCCTGAAAAACACGCAACCTGGCTGGTATGCAACAGCTTTTCTGGTGTATTATACCGCATTTCCCTTAAGGGCATTGCGGTTTCGGTTGATGTTGAAAAATAACGGCCTTGCAACCAAAACGCCGGACTTATTGAATATTATACTTATATCCTGGTTTGCTAATTGTTTGGTACCTGCCAAGATCGGAGATTTGTACAGAGGATACCTGGTTAAAGTACGGTACTGCTTGTCTTTACCGAAAACCATAGGCGTTATTTTCGTGGAAAGGGTTTATGACCTGTTTATTTTGTACCTGCTCATCGGCGCTACCGGGATTGCGAGTTTTCAGGGCCGTATTCCTGGCAAGCTGATGCTTGTTATGGAAACAGGCTTTATCGTGATATTAATTTTGATAATCCTTACCTTTGGTTTAAAACGTTTCGGTCAACGGGTGGCAAGGTTGCTGCCGGTTAAGTTTGCCGAATTGTACAGCAAGTTTCATACGGGAGCTGTGGATTCTTTGCAAGACCATGGCCCGGTAGCCCTGTTCACCGTTGGCATTTGGTTGTTAGAAGGGATGAGTTTTTTCTTTGTCTGCCGAGCTATGGGCCTGGGCATACCCACCGTTACAGTGGTGTTTATAGCGTTGGTGTCGGCGCTGATGACGGCGCTGCCTGTTACCCCTGCGGGTCTGGGCCTCGTGGAAGCCACCAAGGTGGGCGTACTTTTGTTCTTTGGACAACCTGAGGGTGTGGCAGTTACGGCGGCTATACTGGATAGGATAATCAACTACTGGAGCCTGTTAGTGCTGGGGTTTGCTGTTTACCTGAAAACGGGCAGGACATGCAAAAGGGGAGGGGTTACCGGTGAAGGCGCTGGTTGTGATACCGACTTACAATGA
- a CDS encoding glycosyltransferase family 87 protein, which yields MKEMRAKILLFVFCVLLGCVILFFGSKQEAVQWDFNTYYYAGKAWSEGFNPYNKDVLSMVSKGADVFDYVYSPITLPVFSLIALIDFRQAFIFYLVLKIAAWVALNRIWVNAFLGRDTNFLFYLFGLVAFNCSFLADLLAGNIAVFEQLLLWVAFFCYLQGWLMLFCLFIVVVSLFKITPLFFLVLLLFVPDRRKYLYLVGSLAGFALVMASSYAVQPWLFQGFLDNMQKLNNLAYERGLVNPAVLPLLKDIVRVWEQKLNISIPGQVSWLLYFFFVSTVLYISWRSIVLLLKDEQIGNEQKGLVYIFLACFVFALIAPRFKNYSYIMLILPAYYVLKNIGQSIKVTFLFIITLVPSFSVTPLYSGLLSEYYVFFVACLYWFLYIRLITEKSPSWQNRQFLLKGLVNKATRKISDTYPNNG from the coding sequence ATGAAGGAAATGAGAGCTAAAATCCTATTGTTTGTGTTTTGCGTTTTGCTGGGCTGTGTTATATTATTTTTCGGTTCTAAGCAGGAGGCTGTTCAGTGGGATTTTAATACTTACTACTATGCGGGAAAAGCCTGGTCAGAAGGTTTCAATCCTTATAATAAAGACGTGTTGTCAATGGTATCAAAAGGTGCAGATGTCTTTGATTATGTTTATTCTCCCATAACACTGCCGGTGTTTAGCCTGATAGCTTTAATAGACTTCAGACAGGCCTTCATCTTTTACCTGGTGCTGAAAATAGCTGCCTGGGTTGCCCTGAACAGGATATGGGTAAATGCTTTTCTTGGCAGGGACACGAACTTTCTTTTTTATTTATTTGGACTGGTGGCTTTTAACTGCTCCTTTCTTGCTGATTTACTGGCCGGGAACATTGCCGTTTTTGAGCAGCTTTTACTATGGGTGGCCTTTTTCTGTTATTTACAGGGATGGTTAATGTTGTTCTGTTTATTTATTGTGGTGGTTTCTCTTTTTAAAATCACACCTCTGTTTTTTCTGGTCCTACTCCTGTTTGTGCCTGACAGGAGGAAATATCTTTACTTGGTCGGGTCCCTGGCAGGTTTTGCTTTGGTCATGGCTTCGTCGTACGCTGTACAACCATGGCTTTTCCAGGGATTTCTCGACAACATGCAGAAACTTAATAACTTGGCTTATGAGAGAGGCCTGGTTAACCCTGCTGTTTTGCCTTTGCTCAAAGACATTGTTAGGGTATGGGAACAGAAATTAAATATCTCAATACCTGGCCAGGTTAGCTGGCTATTGTATTTCTTTTTTGTGTCAACAGTATTGTACATTAGCTGGCGGTCAATTGTCCTGTTGCTGAAAGACGAACAGATTGGGAATGAACAGAAAGGTCTGGTTTATATTTTCCTGGCCTGTTTTGTTTTTGCCTTGATTGCCCCCCGATTTAAAAATTACTCCTATATTATGCTGATTCTGCCGGCTTATTATGTGCTGAAAAATATCGGGCAATCTATAAAGGTCACTTTCCTTTTCATCATAACCTTGGTTCCCTCTTTTTCCGTAACACCGCTATATTCCGGTCTCCTGTCGGAATACTACGTATTCTTTGTAGCTTGTCTATACTGGTTTTTATACATCAGACTGATAACAGAAAAGAGCCCTTCTTGGCAGAATCGTCAATTTCTTTTAAAGGGCCTGGTAAACAAAGCGACCAGGAAAATCAGTGACACATACCCAAACAATGGATAA
- a CDS encoding polyprenol monophosphomannose synthase, with protein sequence MKALVVIPTYNEKENIAKLIGELMKVNGELEVLVVDDGSPDGTGEIVRALARENERVHVIHRPGKMGLGTAYIAGFRYALSRSDIECILEMDADFSHQPKYIKDFLREIKEHDVVLGSRYIPGGGVENWGWPRRLLSKGGSLFARLVLGLPYRDCTGGFRCYRRQVLEQIDLNTITSEGFGFQVEMLYACHQNKFRIKEIPIIFPDRREGTSKISRKIVLEAFCMVLKLRVLHKQSFRKTLPESPVQARGK encoded by the coding sequence GTGAAGGCGCTGGTTGTGATACCGACTTACAATGAAAAAGAGAACATAGCAAAACTAATCGGCGAATTGATGAAGGTTAACGGGGAGTTGGAAGTACTGGTCGTAGACGACGGTTCTCCTGACGGCACCGGCGAAATTGTCCGGGCCCTGGCCAGGGAAAATGAACGGGTCCATGTCATACATCGCCCGGGCAAGATGGGGCTGGGTACCGCCTACATTGCGGGGTTTCGTTACGCTTTGAGCCGGTCTGATATCGAATGCATTCTGGAAATGGATGCCGATTTTTCACACCAGCCAAAGTATATCAAGGATTTTCTGCGAGAGATAAAGGAACATGACGTGGTTTTGGGGTCGCGTTATATTCCGGGTGGCGGGGTGGAAAACTGGGGCTGGCCGCGGCGACTCCTGAGCAAGGGTGGCAGTTTGTTTGCGAGGCTTGTCCTGGGTTTGCCGTACCGCGACTGCACAGGCGGGTTTCGTTGTTACAGGCGGCAGGTTCTGGAACAAATTGACCTGAATACCATTACTTCTGAAGGTTTCGGCTTCCAGGTGGAAATGCTTTATGCTTGCCACCAAAACAAATTCCGCATCAAAGAAATTCCGATTATTTTTCCGGACCGCCGGGAAGGAACCTCTAAAATATCCAGAAAAATTGTGCTTGAGGCTTTTTGCATGGTGTTAAAACTGCGTGTCTTGCACAAACAGTCCTTTCGGAAGACTTTGCCGGAATCGCCGGTTCAGGCAAGGGGGAAATAA
- a CDS encoding LTA synthase family protein produces MMKQFSVHIVPYLVTALSLTAKFLYLNWVTGSYVDIPWTISLGTLLMLTAPSIALNSGKRLWVLIVFDLIISVVLFADILYYRYYGDIISAPVLVQIGLVGPVLSSVIGLIKFSDLLLFLDLAIFLPFFGLISTGADNKSCRDICMRTVAAVAVMSIGYSVIFFSGNKFDANNRLQVINRAGLLYYHFADISNYLDGVVLGEEPMQKGDMAMIEKRFAGRKMTEGRLTGYAKGANVLVLQVEALQSFVLNLNINGQEITPNLNKLMKESLYFPNFYSQTAQGNTSDAEFLANVSLYPLQKGSVYFLYTKNDYRSLPQVLREMGYSTLVMHANEPEYWNRKYMYPSLHFATFYSGESYLLDEKIGLGLGDRSFLHQSVEKIKQARQPFYSYLITLTSHFPYNFPDKLKVLNLSPYEGTMAANYLHAIHYVDQAIGSFLAEMREQGLLDKTLVVIFGDHFALPENELARFGKLPDVKQALQVEKNRVPLIIRVPGGKQAGVINTPGGQIDIFPTLANLLNLNPGDLLTMGRDLVNAREGFVVFRDGSYIDKTNNYHNIAKEPQTPEAALALQELRISDLLIRYNLTDRLLNKKGVRPSNR; encoded by the coding sequence ATGATGAAACAGTTTTCTGTACATATTGTTCCCTATTTGGTAACCGCTCTTAGCCTGACGGCGAAGTTTTTGTACTTGAATTGGGTTACAGGTTCTTACGTGGACATACCCTGGACAATTTCCCTGGGAACTTTATTGATGTTAACCGCCCCCAGCATTGCCTTAAATTCGGGGAAGCGGTTGTGGGTATTAATTGTTTTTGATTTGATTATCTCTGTTGTATTGTTTGCTGATATTCTTTATTACCGTTACTACGGCGATATAATTTCAGCGCCGGTGTTGGTTCAGATAGGTTTGGTGGGGCCGGTGCTGAGTTCAGTGATAGGTCTCATAAAGTTTTCTGATTTGTTGTTATTTCTTGACTTAGCGATTTTTTTGCCGTTTTTTGGCCTAATTTCCACAGGTGCTGATAATAAATCCTGCCGAGATATCTGTATGAGGACTGTAGCGGCTGTTGCCGTGATGTCAATCGGTTATTCAGTCATTTTTTTCTCCGGGAATAAGTTTGATGCCAATAACAGATTGCAGGTAATCAATCGGGCCGGCTTGCTTTATTACCATTTCGCGGATATCAGCAATTACTTGGATGGAGTGGTGTTGGGTGAAGAACCCATGCAAAAAGGCGACATGGCCATGATTGAGAAAAGGTTTGCCGGGAGGAAAATGACAGAGGGAAGACTTACCGGTTATGCCAAAGGAGCCAATGTGTTGGTATTGCAGGTGGAAGCCCTGCAAAGCTTTGTTCTGAACCTTAACATCAACGGTCAGGAAATCACGCCAAATCTCAATAAACTGATGAAAGAAAGCCTGTATTTTCCCAACTTCTACAGCCAAACCGCCCAGGGCAACACTTCAGATGCCGAATTTCTGGCCAATGTATCTCTTTATCCTCTGCAGAAAGGGTCAGTATATTTTTTGTATACTAAAAACGACTACCGGTCATTACCCCAGGTTTTGCGGGAAATGGGTTATTCAACACTGGTAATGCATGCCAACGAACCGGAGTACTGGAACAGGAAATACATGTATCCTTCACTTCATTTTGCTACCTTTTACAGTGGAGAAAGTTACCTTTTAGACGAAAAAATCGGTCTGGGGTTGGGCGACAGATCGTTTTTGCATCAATCGGTAGAAAAGATCAAGCAAGCCAGACAGCCTTTTTACAGTTATTTGATTACCCTGACAAGCCATTTTCCATATAATTTTCCCGACAAATTAAAGGTATTAAATCTTTCTCCCTATGAAGGGACAATGGCAGCGAACTATCTTCATGCCATTCATTATGTCGACCAGGCTATTGGTTCTTTTCTGGCTGAAATGCGAGAACAGGGCCTGTTGGACAAGACCCTGGTAGTCATCTTTGGGGACCATTTTGCTTTGCCTGAAAACGAACTGGCCCGATTTGGCAAACTGCCGGATGTGAAACAGGCTTTGCAGGTTGAAAAAAACCGGGTTCCTTTAATTATCCGGGTTCCCGGGGGAAAACAGGCTGGAGTAATAAATACCCCCGGGGGCCAAATAGATATATTTCCCACACTGGCTAACCTTTTGAATCTCAACCCCGGTGACTTACTTACAATGGGGCGTGACCTGGTCAATGCCAGGGAGGGGTTTGTAGTGTTTCGTGACGGTTCTTATATAGATAAAACTAATAACTACCACAATATAGCGAAAGAACCTCAAACTCCTGAAGCTGCGTTGGCTCTGCAGGAACTTCGGATCTCCGACCTGCTAATCAGGTACAACCTGACTGACCGGTTGCTGAACAAAAAGGGTGTCAGGCCTTCAAATCGGTGA